The following nucleotide sequence is from uncultured Draconibacterium sp..
AGAACGGTGGCTTTTTGTTTCTACTTAACAACAATTACAGCTGTTCGATTGCACGTGCCAGCTTATCTTTAATAAGGTGAGCGATTGGTTTGATAGCGGAATTGTCAACAGCCATCATTGATGCAACCGGATCGATTGCCGAAACTTTAATTTTGCCCGGTTCCGATGACTCCTGAACAACTACGTTACAAGGCAGCATTAACCCGATATGTTCTTCTGCTTTCAGTGCTTCAAATGCGTTTGGCGGATTACAGGCACCAAGAATTTTGTATGGTCTGAAATCCACATCCAGTTTCGCTTTTAGGGTGTTGTGAATATCAATCTCCGTTAACACTCCAAATCCTTCCTTTTTAAGTTCTTCTTTTACTTTTTCTACTGCTGAATCAAAGTCAGTTTCAATGCTTGTTTCAATATAATACTTCATAATAAAACGTTTTAAAGTGTGTTGTCTTAAACACTGGTAAAATCATGCCATTGCTAACAGGATTAGCTAGCGTATTGTTTACGAGGCGTGCCGAGAAATAGTTGACATTTGTTTGTAGAAATTTTTCGACAACCTGCGAATTCCGGCCACAAAAAAGGGTTTCACAAACGAATGAAACCCTCTCTGTTCAGTTCAATAAAAAATTAATGCATATGTCCCTCGTGTCCTTCTTCGGTTTTGGCTTCTGCCGTACGGTCGTATTTACAGCAGCTCGGAAGTTTATCGTAAACTTCGTCTTTTGCTTTGTGCATATCGGTATCGTGGCCAACAGCTGCAACGGCCATGTGTACTTTGTGGATGTTGGTTTTTGTATCATCGAAAGTAACTTCCAGCATTTTGGTTTCCTTATCCCAGTCTGCTTTTGAAACGCCATCAACCGCTTTAACAGCTTTTTCGATGCGGTTTTCGCACATTCCGCAGTTTCCGTAAACTTTAATTTTCTCCGTCTTATTTCCTGCAAAAACGGTAAATGCTCCCATTACAAAAAGGGCTACTAAACTTAAAACTTTTGTTTTCATCGTATTAAAATTTTAATGGTTAATAAATTGAATTTCTATTTTATGGTTTCCCGGGTTTCCCCGCAACTCAGCATCATATCTCCGAAATAAGGATTCCGGATCTCTTTTTCAGCGCTAAACCAATAGGCACCCTGGTCGCTGTTCGCCATCGGGCAATATTGGTAGTAGGTAGTTTCGTTATCAAGCCCGAACATTTTCAGGCTCTTGTAGAATGCGAGGTTAAATGTGGCGTATTCTAATCTTTGCTCGTCGATGATTGTACTGTTACCAATTTTTTGTAACGATGGTTTAAGAATATTTAGCTGATCCATCCACGCCATATGCGTGTCGCCTTTCAATAATTCCATTTTTATGGCAGCAAGAGCTTTTGAGGTGTACTTTGCTTCTGCACTTACTTTGGCTGCATCCGATTCTATAAAAGCCTCATTCATATTTAAATAAGCTTTATAAAATGTGGTGAGTTGCTTTACGAATTCCGGATCAACTTCTAGAGCTTCAACAGGAGCACTTTGCTCATCATTCTCCATGTTCATTCCATCGTGATTGTGGCCGGTTGGGGCAGCGCCTCCTTCGGGGCTCATCATGCTTGGTTTCCCGGCCAGCTGTGCTGCTGCATCAATACTAAATGTGCCGTTAACAGCAATTTCTTCTCCTTTTTGAAGACCGTCTTCAATTACATAACTTTCGCCAAGGGCAGGGCCAAGATCCACCTCGCGCATGTTAAAATATACGCCCTGACCGGTTGCCGATTTTACATATACCACCGAGCGTTTTCCTGTCCACATAACAGCTGTTTTCGGAACCACTACGGCATCGGTTTGCGGCAGTTTGGCCTCCACCTTTCCGGATACAAACATTTCAGGCTTCAGTTTTAAGCCCTTGTTGGATTGAACAACGCGTGCTTTGGCAACTCTTGTTTTCGGATTGATAACCGGATCGATGTAATCGATGGTTCCCTCGAACGACTGGCCCGGAAGCGACTCAATCGTATAAGTCACTTTGTCGCCATTTTTAATCCACGGAAGATCCGATTCATACACATCGAACAGTACCCAAACGCGTGAAAAATCGGCTACTTCGTAAATAGCTTCTCCGCGGCGTACATAATCGCCGGTATTCACTTTTTTCTGGGTGACATAACCCGAAACTTCTGCCAACACATCGAATGTTTCCAGTGTTTTTCCTGAAGCCAGAATCTGATTGATCTGATCGTCGGTCAGCTTCCAGTTTTTTAGTTTTTCTTTGGCAGCCTCAAAAAGTTGCGGTTGCGAATCTTTAATTTTTTGTGCTTCAAATAACTCTTCCTGTGCCGTTACTAAATCGGGCGAATAAACAGAAGCGATTACCTGTCCCTTTTTTACATAGTCGCCCGTAAAATTCACCTTTAAATCTTCAATTCGGCCGGGAATATGCGACGATTGCGAAAAAATCAGACGCTCATCTTCCTGAACTTTCCCGTTGAGTCGTACAACTTTAAGCAGTTCTGATGAGCCAACAACCGCCGTTTGAATATTGGCCAGTTGCATAGCAGTAGCTGACATACTCACCGCATCCGGATCGATTTCACTATTTTGCTCTTCTTCCAACGGAATTAAATCCATTCCGCAAATGGGGCAGTCTCCGGGTTCTGGCTGACGAATTTGCGGGTGCATCGAGCAGGTCCAGGTTGTTTCCCCGGCTACTTCTTCTGCACTGTGTTCATGCTGATGTTCTTCGGTTGCTGTGCTTTCTGATCCACCAAATATCAGCCATCCCAGCAATAAACCAATTGCCAGTGTGACCAGAACTATAATGATTGTTTTTCTATTTGTATCCATCGTTAATATGTTTTTGCGGTGATGTAATTTAGTTTTGCCAAAGCAGTTTGATATTGCGTTTCGGCCATAGCTTTCATTTTTTCGTATTTAAGCAGTTGTTGCTGCATGCGCAATACTTCTTCAAAGTCTTTTCCCGAATTTCCATAGGCACTATACAATAGGTTCAGCGTTTGATTGGATTCAAGAATTTGCTCGTCATACAAATCGATTAAATCTTTTTGCTGTTGAATTTGAAACCAAATGGATTCGTAGCCGGAAGTCAGTGAATTGATTGTTTCTTCTTTTTGAAACGAATACTGCTCCTGCATCAGTTGCGCCTCTTTTTCAGCTGCCCGGTACTTCTTTCTGAAAATCGGAATACTAACTGAAACCATTGGCATAAAAGCATTTTTGCCGTTATCAGCTACATCCATATCGGTACGTTTTCCAACCAATGCATAATCCAGTCCAACTCCGAATGACGGTAGTCCTTGTCGTTGTGCAGCCAACTCACTTTTTTCGCTGGCTTGCTGTTTCAGATCAATTGCATTAAGCATTGGATTATTGGTTAACATCGAATCTCTTCTGAAATTCTCAGGTAACACTTCCATGCTCAGTGTATCCTGTAGAACTACTGGTTCGAGCTCGTCTCTGTTCAGCAAATTATTAAATATGGTCAACAACGGTTTTTCTTTTTTATGCAGAATCCCGAGATTGGTTTGAGCATCTTTCAGCATAATATCTACCCGCAATACATCGGTCATTGGTGAAACACCGTTTTTAAATTTAGAGTTGGCAATGGTTTTATACGATTGCAGGATTTCGATATTTTGCTGTTCAATTGCTTTTAACCGCTTCAACTCGATCAACGGATAATACGCTTCATAAATGTTGTAATACAGTCGGTTACGCGCGTCGAGAAAAGCCTGGTATTTGGCTTCAGCCATCAGCGATGCAGCATCGGCTTTGGCTGCCAGTGTTCCAAACCACGGAAACATCTGGCTAAGCGAGAATTTTGCTCGCTGTGGTCCTACACGCGTTTCCACCGGCGAAATAAAATAACCAAAAGAAAAAGTAGGATCGGGCAATGAACTTACCTGCGGTACCTTTTGCAGGGCAGCCTCAAAATCTTTGTATTTGGCCTGCAGCCCCGGATTATTCTCTGCAGCGATCTGGAAATAATCTTCCAGCGATAATTCTTCTGCATCTTGTTTTGCTCCATCATTCACCCCTCTGACTCCCCTCGAGGGGAGAACTTCTCCTGAGTTTTGGCCTTCCCAGTTAGGGGCGAGGGATAGCGCGGATGCGGAAAATCCCACCAGAAGTATTGATATGAATAATATTATTGTCTTCATGCTTACTGATTTTTTAGTTTTCGTTCTTCCCTGAAGCTGTACAATACCGGCACAACAAAAATGCTGATGAGCGCCACAGCCATTCCTCCAAACGAC
It contains:
- a CDS encoding DUF302 domain-containing protein, with the protein product MKYYIETSIETDFDSAVEKVKEELKKEGFGVLTEIDIHNTLKAKLDVDFRPYKILGACNPPNAFEALKAEEHIGLMLPCNVVVQESSEPGKIKVSAIDPVASMMAVDNSAIKPIAHLIKDKLARAIEQL
- a CDS encoding efflux RND transporter periplasmic adaptor subunit; the protein is MDTNRKTIIIVLVTLAIGLLLGWLIFGGSESTATEEHQHEHSAEEVAGETTWTCSMHPQIRQPEPGDCPICGMDLIPLEEEQNSEIDPDAVSMSATAMQLANIQTAVVGSSELLKVVRLNGKVQEDERLIFSQSSHIPGRIEDLKVNFTGDYVKKGQVIASVYSPDLVTAQEELFEAQKIKDSQPQLFEAAKEKLKNWKLTDDQINQILASGKTLETFDVLAEVSGYVTQKKVNTGDYVRRGEAIYEVADFSRVWVLFDVYESDLPWIKNGDKVTYTIESLPGQSFEGTIDYIDPVINPKTRVAKARVVQSNKGLKLKPEMFVSGKVEAKLPQTDAVVVPKTAVMWTGKRSVVYVKSATGQGVYFNMREVDLGPALGESYVIEDGLQKGEEIAVNGTFSIDAAAQLAGKPSMMSPEGGAAPTGHNHDGMNMENDEQSAPVEALEVDPEFVKQLTTFYKAYLNMNEAFIESDAAKVSAEAKYTSKALAAIKMELLKGDTHMAWMDQLNILKPSLQKIGNSTIIDEQRLEYATFNLAFYKSLKMFGLDNETTYYQYCPMANSDQGAYWFSAEKEIRNPYFGDMMLSCGETRETIK
- a CDS encoding cation transporter — protein: MKTKVLSLVALFVMGAFTVFAGNKTEKIKVYGNCGMCENRIEKAVKAVDGVSKADWDKETKMLEVTFDDTKTNIHKVHMAVAAVGHDTDMHKAKDEVYDKLPSCCKYDRTAEAKTEEGHEGHMH
- a CDS encoding TolC family protein — encoded protein: MKTIILFISILLVGFSASALSLAPNWEGQNSGEVLPSRGVRGVNDGAKQDAEELSLEDYFQIAAENNPGLQAKYKDFEAALQKVPQVSSLPDPTFSFGYFISPVETRVGPQRAKFSLSQMFPWFGTLAAKADAASLMAEAKYQAFLDARNRLYYNIYEAYYPLIELKRLKAIEQQNIEILQSYKTIANSKFKNGVSPMTDVLRVDIMLKDAQTNLGILHKKEKPLLTIFNNLLNRDELEPVVLQDTLSMEVLPENFRRDSMLTNNPMLNAIDLKQQASEKSELAAQRQGLPSFGVGLDYALVGKRTDMDVADNGKNAFMPMVSVSIPIFRKKYRAAEKEAQLMQEQYSFQKEETINSLTSGYESIWFQIQQQKDLIDLYDEQILESNQTLNLLYSAYGNSGKDFEEVLRMQQQLLKYEKMKAMAETQYQTALAKLNYITAKTY